The following coding sequences lie in one Candidatus Paceibacterota bacterium genomic window:
- a CDS encoding NADH-quinone oxidoreductase subunit B family protein encodes MLRMYSKIFSTPKTIIEPEKLYSEKDVEFIGTKLSEEIRKIFKGSLAIREVDAGSTNACEQELTALGNSFYDVERFGVHFVASPRHADMLMVTGPVSRNMAAALKKTYEATPEPKIVVAVGDDAIDGGIFKGSYAVMDGVEKVIPVDFKIPGDPPSPKRILCALLQILKIIDKNNSKS; translated from the coding sequence ATGCTGAGGATGTATTCCAAAATATTTTCAACTCCGAAAACAATTATAGAGCCCGAAAAACTCTATTCTGAAAAGGACGTTGAATTTATCGGCACCAAGTTGAGTGAAGAGATCAGGAAAATATTCAAAGGTTCGCTTGCCATAAGAGAAGTTGATGCCGGGTCCACCAATGCCTGCGAGCAGGAACTGACTGCTTTGGGCAATTCCTTTTATGACGTGGAGCGGTTCGGCGTGCATTTTGTCGCATCTCCGAGGCATGCCGATATGCTGATGGTCACAGGCCCTGTTTCCAGGAATATGGCCGCAGCCCTGAAAAAGACCTATGAAGCGACTCCTGAACCGAAGATAGTCGTTGCGGTGGGGGATGATGCGATCGACGGCGGAATTTTCAAGGGTTCATATGCCGTAATGGATGGCGTGGAAAAAGTGATACCGGTCGATTTCAAGATTCCCGGAGATCCACCTTCACCAAAGAGGATCCTTTGCGCTTTGCTTCAAATTTTGAAGATAATTGATAAAAATAACAGTAAATCATAA